The bacterium genome includes a region encoding these proteins:
- a CDS encoding helix-turn-helix transcriptional regulator, translating into MKDDLRTEVRRLRFQNGEMTQEELASKVGVSRQTIIAIEKGKYNPSVGLALRIARAFGVRVEDVFALEDEELLEARDDEIG; encoded by the coding sequence ATGAAAGATGACCTCCGCACCGAAGTCCGCCGTCTGCGCTTCCAGAACGGCGAGATGACCCAGGAAGAGCTGGCGTCGAAGGTCGGCGTGAGCCGCCAGACGATCATCGCGATCGAGAAGGGCAAGTACAACCCCTCGGTCGGTCTGGCACTGCGGATCGCGCGCGCGTTCGGCGTGCGCGTCGAGGACGTGTTCGCGCTCGAGGACGAAGAACTGCTGGAGGCCCGCGATGACGAGATTGGCTGA